The following proteins are co-located in the Paralichthys olivaceus isolate ysfri-2021 chromosome 2, ASM2471397v2, whole genome shotgun sequence genome:
- the fancd2 gene encoding Fanconi anemia group D2 protein: protein MMRKKRRSSVDKGEAGANTSTTTTSTTKAKKSRTTGRPPKESVSDDANQSVFTKFLREAGVTVKRGATSNEIAVDQVVFQKRIEQQLRKNPNYPGIIQEFITGLESHIEDPDSFRNCLLPCVPQLSDGDGSSVSSFQESLLRMLLGIEILQTSIINTLLEKLPEFMLDGTGDGGISVPRIIINQLKWLDRVVDSKELAAKLMELVSVAPVDVQRDIITSLPEILEDSQHNDIARELNSLLQTNTQLTVPILDALSSLNLSSSLLTEVRGAVMATLAAVQLEDLPVVVKFILHSVSVSDAYEVVNNLRKKLELEQCVLPPALQSSQSRMKSDGAAAAASAAGSSVALILDGIKSAVRFQKTISEAWLKAIDSVDESEKHKVIDLLVLFILHSTNANQSRRGAERVLKSKVRTGLIQEALLQKTFRNYSQVMRGYFPSILALAQCLLRSPDPCVVPFGGHMYQLSFTEFDSYCQQEVVGSLVTHVCSGVGGEVDMALELLCGLVTEKPSEMALYAVFVKGILDYMDNLTPQQIRRLFHLLSRLAFGQQQQGSHIQDDMHIVIRKQLSSTVPKYKRIGIIGAVMIVGSMGAFKPQVNEMKNEQLPQETFRQVTALLELVRSSSDSSPEAAALYYDELANLILSSTLDPQVQEHIARSVLDDFQDDFVVDLGKEITGSFPFPARLMYNLEEEESQEGIAINLLPLLAKDIQNNREQLSQTKKANKRVSPLCLSPFFRLLRLCEEKQHDGDLEEIDALLGCPLILTGLDAVEKIDSLSKAEREFLCNLLFYTLNWFREVINAFCRLKETEMKMKVMTRLQNVTYLQSLLERALAGTSGYVPPVANFDGETSDAATFTSTAPVNKAKKDGTGKKRKAPSKNSSENSSMLEEQTEANETQQEQPEKEKEKEKETWQGVSLVSYRQFFRELDMEVLSVLQCGLLSRSLLDSELHTKVQEEVLLGPSELVFLLEDMLRKVEFSLTSAPVKRPPFLKGRTDKRVGFSHLQQRSAKDIAACCVQLLPALCSHLENCHNHFQTLLSENNGVVDGPATDVQEQQLMSLCYQLLLQVLNTTFSWSGFSLPGQRGLLKKALGVLAERLKGHSELTLEQLVKHSFEYLLNFSSTMPSLSTALCLSQLLSTMSEKGGNPAAYREQTASLAKRFLSQDWVTASGERERGNKFNEALHTLLRIYLDNVDDVLKAVEEIAGEKIPELLNASQNESSPTWPTLNRQTFLVFYKVMMAELEKAVKKIPPSKISDNSEAQSEKLLTWNLAVRDFHILVNLVKVFDSRPVLNVCLKYGRLFLESFLKLGMPLLDYSFKRHKEDVQSLLKTFQLSTRQLHHMCGYSKIHQDTSLTNHVPALKKSLELFVYRVKATLTLNNCQEAFWIGNLKNRNLKGEEILSQRSQGSDDDDEEEEGEEQSLLPQEQSEDEAQESDSEERKTTKGEEIVEEEDITDDSE, encoded by the exons ATGATGCGGAAAAAACGACGCTCCTCCGTGGATAAAGGGGAGGCAGGAGCCaatacttctactactactactagtactacta AGGCAAAGAAGAGTCGAACTACTGGTCGCCCTCCTAAGGAATCTGTTTCAGACGATGCAAATCAAAGTGTATTTACTAAATTTCTGAGAGAAGCGGGTGTCACCGTGAAGCGCGGTGCCACATCCAACGAGATTG CTGTCGACCAAGTAGTTTTCCAAAAGAGGATTGAGCAGCAACTACGGAAGAATCCTAACTACCCTGGA ATTATACAGGAATTCATCACGGGATTAGAGTCTCACATTGAGGACCCTGACAGTTTCAGGAATTGCCTCCTGCCATGTGTTCCACAGTTGTCAGATGGAGACGGCAG TTCTGTCAGCTCATTCCAGGAAAGTCTGCTACGCATGCTGTTGGGGATTGAGATTCTGCAG ACTTCCATCATTAACACCTTGCTTGAGAAACTCCCTGAGTTTATGTTGGATGG CACTGGAGATGGAGGAATCAGTGTTCCACGCATAATTATTAACCAGCTCAAATGGCTCGACAGAGTCGTTGACAGCAAG GAGTTGGCAGCTAAGCTCATGGAGCTGGTGTCAGTAGCACCGGTGGACGTTCAACGAGACATCATCACCAGCCTGCCAGAGATACTTGAAGACTCTCAGCACAATGACATAGCCAGGGAGCTCAA CTCCTTACTCCAGACGAACACTCAGCTGACTGTCCCCATCCTGGACGCTCTCTCTAGTCTTAACCTCAGCTCCTCACTGCTGACTGAG GTTCGTGGAGCAGTCATGGCCACTCTGGCTGCTGTGCAACTTGAAGACCTACCTGTTGTTGTCAAGTTCATCCTGCACTCAGTCTCAGTCTCGGATGCATATGAG GTTGTGAATAATCTTCGTAagaagctggagctggagcagtgCGTTCTCCCTCCGGCACTGCAGTCGTCTCAGAGCCGCATGAAGAGTGACGGAGCAGCAGC GGCGGCTTCAGCTGCTGGTAGCAGTGTTGCGCTGATACTGGACGGCATTAAGTCCGCAGTGAGATTCCAGAAAACTATTTCTGAGGCTTGGCTCAAG GCAATAGATTCTGTGGATGAATCAGAGAAACACAAG GTTATTGATCTGCTGGTGCTGTTCATCCTCCACTCCACCAACGCCAACCAGAGCCGACGGGGGGCGGAAAGGGTGCTGAAGTCTAAAGTGAGGACCGGACTCATCCAAGAGGCTCTGCTGCAGAAGACCTTCAGGAACTATTCTCAG GTCATGCGAGGGTATTTCCCCTCCATCCTGGCTCTGGCTCAGTGTCTGTTACGCTCTCCTGACCCGTGTGTGGTGCCTTTTGGTGGACACATGTACCAACTCTCCTTCACTGAGTTTGACTCTTACTGCCAACAG GAGGTGGTGGGCTCTTTAGTCACCCATGTCTGCAGTGGTGTGGGTGGGGAGGTGGACATGGCTCTGGAGCTACTCTGTGGTCTGGTCACAGAGAAACCCTCGGAAATGGCTCTGTATGCTGTCTTTGTTAAG GGGATTTTAGACTACATGGACAACCTCACACCCCAGCAGATCCGCAGACTCTTCCACCTCCTGAGCAGACTGGCTTtcgggcagcagcagcaaggaTCTCACATCCAG GATGACATGCACATTGTGATCCGTAAACAACTCTCCAGCACGGTGCCCAAGTACAAGCGTATTGGCATCATCGGTGCCGTCATGATTGTAGGGAGCATGGGGGCCTTTAA GCCTCAAGTGAATGAGATGAAGAATGAGCAGTTACCTCAGGAGACATTCAGACAG GTGACAGCCCTGTTGGAGCTCGTGAGGTCGAGCAGTGATAGCTCACCTGAGGCTGCAGCTCTATACTACGATGAACTGGCCAATCTCATCCTAAGCTCTACCCTGGACCCTCAGGTGCAG GAACACATCGCAAGGAGTGTCCTTGATGACTTTCAGGATGACTTTGTGGTGGATCTGGGCAAGGAAATAACAGG TTCCTTCCCTTTCCCGGCCCGTTTGATGTacaacctggaggaggaggagagtcagGAGGGCATCGCCATCAACCTGCTCCCTCTACTGGCCAAAGACATTCAGAACAATCGCGAGCAGCTGAGTCAAACCAAGAAGGCGAACAA GCGagtgtctcctctctgtctttctcctttttttcgcCTCCTGAGACTGTGTGAGGAGAAACAGCATGACGGAGACCTAGAGGAGATTGATGCTCTGCTGg gCTGCCCTCTGATCCTAACGGGTTTGGATGCAGTAGAGAAAATCGACAGCCTGTCGAAGGCTGAGAGGGAGTTCCTCTGTAATTTACTCTTTTACACCCTCAATTGGTTTAGAGAG GTCATAAATGCATTTTGTAGACTAAAAGAAACTGAGATGAAGATGAAAGTGATGACTCGTCTGCAGAATGTCACCTACCTTCAGTCACTTTTGGAGAGGGCTTTGGCCG gAACATCTGGCTATGTTCCACCTGTTGCTAACTTTGATGGAGAAACCTCAGACGCAGCAACATTTACTTCTACTGCTCCTGTGAATAAGGCAAAGAAAG ATGGTAcaggaaagaagaggaaggcTCCCAGTAAGAATTCCTCAGAAAACAGCTCAATGCTGGAGGAGCAGACTGAAGCAAATGAAACTCAGcag GAGCAGccagagaaggaaaaggagaaggaaaaggaaacCTGGCAAGGAGTCAGTCTGGTGTCCTACAGGCAGTTTTTCAGGGAGCTGGACATGGAGGTGCTCAGTGTGCTGCAGTGTGGACTGTTATCTCGCTCACTGTTGGACTCTGAGCTCCACACCAAA GTGCAAGAGGAGGTCCTGCTGGGTCCTTCAGAGCTGGTCTTCCTGCTGGAGGATATGCTTCGCAAAGTGGAGTTCAGTCTTACCTCTGCCCCTGTGAAGAGACCCCCTTTCCTCAAG gGAAGGACGGATAAACGTGTGGGCTTCTCCCATCTGCAACAGAGGAGCGCTAAAGATATTGCTGCCTGCTGCGTCCAGCTGTTGCCTGCCCTCTGCTCACACTTAGAAAACTGTCACAACCATTTTCAG ACACTGCTGTCTGAGAACAACGGTGTTGTGGATGGACCTGCCACAGATGTGCAGGAGCAACAGTTAATGTCGTTGTGCTACCAGCTGCTCCTGCAGGTCCTGAACACCACCTTCAGCTG GTCTGGATTCAGTTTGCCAGGTCAGCGAGGTTTACTGAAGAAAGCTCTGGGCGTTTTGGCCGAACGACTCAAGGGACATTCTGAGTTGACCCTGGAGCAGCTTGTTAA ACACAGCTTTGAATACCTGCTGAACTTCAGCAGCACGATGCCAAGTCTGAGCAcagctctgtgtctctcccAGCTTCTGTCCACTATGTCTGAGAAAGGAGGGAACCCTGCAGCCTACAGAGAGCAGACTG cttCCCTAGCAAAACGTTTCCTGAGCCAAGACTGGGTGACAGCcagcggagagagagagcgagggaacaAATTCAATGAAGCACTTCACACTCTCCTACG CATCTACCTGGATAATGTTGATGATGTTCTAAAGGCAGTGGAGGAAATAGCTGGAGAAAAAATCCCTGAGCTCCTCAATGCATCTCAGAATGAAAGCTCCCCGACATGGCCCACTCTCAACAG GCAAACATTCCTAGTGTTCTACAAAGTGATGATGGCAGAGCTGGAAAAAGCTGTGAAGAAGATTCCTCCAAGCAAAATCAGTGACAACTCTGAG GCTCAAAGCGAGAAGCTGCTGACGTGGAACCTGGCTGTCAGAGACTTTCACATCCTGGTCAACTTAGTTAAG GTCTTTGATTCAAGGCCAGTGCTGAATGTGTGCCTGAAG TATGGCCGCCTTTTCTTGGAGTCTTTCCTGAAGTTGGGAATGCCGCTGCTGGACTACAGTTTCAAAAGGCACAAG GAGGACGTCCAGAGTCTGCTGAAGACCTTCCAGCTCAGCACCAGGCAGCTCCATCACATGTGTGGATACTCTAAG ATTCACCAGGATACCAGCCTGACCAACCACGTTCCAGCCTTGAAGAAGAGCCTGGAGCTGTTTGTGTACAGGGTGAAGGCCACGCTCACGCTCAACAACTGTCAGGAGGCTTTTTGGATTGGCAATCTGAAGAACCGCAACCTGAAG GGTGAAGAGATTCTTTCTCAGAGGTCACAAggaagtgatgatgatgatgaagaggaggagggggaggaacaGTCACTGCTGCCTCAGGAACAGTCAGAGGATGAG GCCCAAGAGAGCGACTCTGAGGAACGCAAGACGACTAAAGGAGAGGAGATTGTGGAGGAAGAAGATATTACAGACGACTCTGAGTAA